The Drosophila subobscura isolate 14011-0131.10 chromosome A, UCBerk_Dsub_1.0, whole genome shotgun sequence genome includes the window actttttttgtttgcttttaattgttaaaaCGCTTCCGTGAAAACTAAAATCTATTATTATGAAAGACTCAAAagcaatatttatgtattggCTGCGAAGCGTTTGAACAATTTCACAAATTTCATGCAAAAATATCGAATTTTTGACtgattttgttcattttttgttttgtatgatttctatttataaataaaagctaGTTATTAAATACGTTTCTTTTAAACATtaggaaaaaaaaattgatttttcatgcACATTTCCGTGGgaaaatctcttttttttgttgttgtggaaattgcaaaaaaaataataatgaagcaaaacaaaaaaaaagatttttcttcttgttttgttttctgccaAGCGATTCGATTCGAGTTGTGATCATTGATTATAAGACGTAATATGATAGTTCCCCTCAGTGGGGCGGAAAGTAGGGCGGGGGCGTGAGGAGCCTGGGTCGGGGGATCACAGAACTAGAGAGAATTGTGTGGTGGATAGGTTTTTccgttcggttcggttcgtttaGGTTCTCTTGGGtttcaactaattaaaatgatttgcgctaaataaaattaatagtCCAAAGGGGGTAGTCGGAGGCGGATTCTGCTGGATGATTCCGCGGATAGGGTGTCCAGGCGTAAGAGAagaggcggctgctgttgctgctgtttatttaCTTGGCACGATCGTGCTTGGCCGGCTCCACCTGCTTGGCAAACTCGCTCATCACATCCTTGTAGATGACGGGATCCAGATTGCGGCCCAGCATGTAGATGAGCCACCAGTCGCCAATGTCCAGCTTGCGGGACAGCGAACGACAAATCTCCATGGGTATCATCCGGTTGCGGGCATTCAGCAGGCGCGGCCTGAACTTGGGCATAAAGATGATGCAGGCGCTGTTGCAATTCAAAACGGAAATGTAAGAAAACGAATTCGAAAATCAGTTTCTGGCCCGAGTACATACCGGAATACCATCAGGccgagcagcaggacgagcagaatccagaaccagaaccaaatAAACACATATGTCTTCTCGTTGACAATATTCAGGGGAAGGATGCAGAGGGAGTCGTGCTTCTGCAGCGATCCGGAGGCACCATATTTGTGGAATGTGCACTTGGTCACACGGGGGAACACATAGACCATCGGATCGAtgcgctgctcctgcggcACATCTGACAGCTGCATAATGTTCGTGCCGTACGAGAGGAATTCGCCATCAAAGAAGCGATTCATCAGATACATCTGCACTATGATGTTCACGCAGCAAAGCACCTCGCAGGCCCAATATCTGATTGCATACAGCTTGTGGCGctacaaaagaaaacagagaTCTGTGTGATACGAGCCGTACGAGAGGGGAGACGAGCATTCAATTCACTTACCTTCACATGCTTAATCAGATAATCGAGCAGGGCATCCCGCTtggcctccttctcctcccgGGTGCAGATCGTTATGTTCAGGCCCATGACAATCATGCGCATCAGGCCGCCCTCGAATTTATTCCACAGAAATTTGGGCGTATAACAGGCCATGGCCTACAAAACGATACAAATTGTACATGAATCAAAGTTAAATGTTCTCCACTTTGGAGAGTTTTAATGGCTGATTGATTAGCTTCTAAACTTCATTAACTTGTTTGGAGATGTTTGAAGACTTTTTCTATCCcagtaatttaatttttgcattgcttttaataataattcatttgaatACAAATAACTGACAACTATTGCAAGTATTTTCATAccaatttacatatttgctAATTTGCAAGAGCTTCTCCCTACAGCTGtggaatttgtgtgttttttttacaaaCACATTTTATTGAAATCTGTCGAAGCAATTGACACATTGATGCTACTGTCGTTGTGGCTGTTCTGTTGCTATTTAGCAAGTCATTAATTACATTCGGTATTTCACAAGTTGGAATACTTTTGCTGCTCTGCCCTGAACATGGCACAACGCGCGCTCAAACATCTCTCCGCGTTTTGTGCAATACTTTGACCCAagagccccagtcccagctccaACCCCAGCATAAAGCCCAGCACTCCTCTATATCTTTTTTTCACGCATGGCACGCATTCAATTGAACTTAATTGGAGCGATTGCTCGCTCGAGTTGTGTTGAGTTTGGAGAAACGAGACCacgacgacacacacacaaacgcgtTCGACGACGCGTCGGCCATTGATGATGATTACGAGTACGTCTGGCTTTGACTTGCAACTTTACTCACCTGAAAGAAGAGCACAAAGCACACCCACTGGTAGTAGGTGTAGTATTTCTTGGCATCCTCATCTCCAAAATCATTGGCCACACCGGGATGGGCCACCTCGCGACCAACctgtagcaaaaaaaaaacaaaacaaaaaattgcatatttatttaaaagtaaaaaaggaaaaggaaatctGCACTATAAATCACTCATAGAGCTTGGGATCGATCTGATATTATTTCTGCTTACAACTTTCCCCCCAGATCGTTAGAGAATTCTGCACTTCAACTGATCTGAAAGGGACTTCGTGGTCTTAGCTTGAACTGCAACTGATTTAATTAGACAACACTCAGGACTATCACTTAGTTTTGTTAAACTTTTTCGGGTAATTTGAGTCGCCGCCTTAATTTAAGGCACTCGAATGAGAGTCGAGTCTGTGCAATGTTTTCCACGAAATTCgacaaaattttgttttgcacgAGTTGAAGCCGCTTCCTGCCCTGACATGAAATATGAGCCAAGTCTCCAAATGAGAGGCAAGAGCCGGAGAGCTCCCTGCGGGAAttcaattttggtttttgtttttgttcccCCCCGATCGAATGTAGAAATCGGTGCGTGGCCCAAGGCATCCGAAGACGGCGAGACTACGCCCAGTTTATAATTGCTTTATAGGCTGGGCATAAAttatgtgtgtgagtatgtCCATTTCATATTCGTACCTCCAGCCAAGGGTCGGGTCGAACGTGTCCCGCGTACAGAAAATACAACGGGAAGAtcgacagacaaacagacagacggaccACAGCCAAGGCAAGCTCACTTCCATGACAGTTAGAGACGGATACTAGAGGTAAAGACTGAACAGAACTTTTGTCAGCCATCGAGGAAGACTTCCAGCCTCCCATCTATTGTGCTGAAAGCGCAAAGTGCCACTAGGGATTCAAATCAGGGATGAAGCGGCACTTGAGAACCTTCTGAAGCTTTCCAAAATTTGAAGCTACTCTTTTTATTCAGATTTAACCAACGAAGTTTTAaggcagcaattaaaaaaaacgagtatgaacgtttgtgagacgcttcgtacgcgtcaccaCTTTTATGCTTCCGACCTTTTATGCTTTAAGagtttacatacataactgTGACGCTTTATCCCTGTGCTTCAGGAACAATTGGAATTTTAAAAGTACGCATCGGGGTGTTAAGTGTGGGGTGTAGACTTATTTTGGAGAGTTCTAGGATATTTTTGAGTTCATGTTTGAACACCTACCTGTCTGCGAAACGCATCCGGCATGGTGAACGTGCTGTGGATCCAGCAGAACGTGTTCACCACATGCGGGGGCACACCGTTCACGATGCAGCTGATCGGCTGTCCCACATACTGGGTGGCGGTGATTATCAGGCTGCAGGTGAGCAGGAGCACCGTGGTGAATGAGTTGTGCAGCCGGAAGACGGCGTTGTCTGTCTGAATGTCCTGCCATTTGAGGTAGCTCTTCAGGCTACCCAATAGCTTATACATCTTGGCACAGTTTTTAGCTCAAAATATGTAGAGGGAGTAGGTGGTAATGTCCTTGTTGCTTATGTTTGCTGTATTCCCCGTTTTGGGGCTAGGGGCAGTGTTGGCAAGTgcgcaaaataaaagagtGTTACGCAAGTGCTTCTTTCAATCGgttcttgtttcttttcttgtaAGTGCTCAACGTTCGATGCATATCAACTGAAAGTAGATAAACAAACagagtaaatatttgttagtGTACGGTACGTGTGAATGTGACGGTATCTGTGAAGTACATTCCCCtgattgaaaaaaaaaaacagttgcaATCTCCGATTGAAGTTTTGCCGAAATACGAGTACTCCTACTTCGAGGCAAAGCCCACGAATGTGTTCCCATGTGTACTCGTATTTTGGCATAAATCAACATCAACTAATAGAATCTTCAgacagtttcaatttcaattaaagacatctccctcactctctctttgtttgtcTTCGTTTCTCTGGAAATTGATGCGCCATTTAAGTAACAACAATTGCCATATgctccacttgccacttgccactgggaccgctccgctctgctccacTGTGGTCCGCTTCGGTCTGGTACTGTTGGGTTTCTACACTCGGGTCCTACTCTATCACGGGGGCATTGCACCTCGAGGCATGTTGGAGATTCCACCCATGTGATCTTTGTGCAACGCATTTGACCCAGGCGCCACTTCGAGACCCTCAATTATGCTAAATCGTTTCAAATTCTGTCACTTTGGCCATCGATTCTTTTGCTCCAATAAGAAACCGATCAATTTGAAtggtaaatacatatgtatatccatatGTTCTCAtcaattttctgcatttttccatttattccTTAGTATTTACTGTGACAGGATTGCTCAGAGCTAAGAAAAGCTTTCAACAGTGTTGATGAGCCCGCAGGAGTGTTGAGCAATGGCGGAATTCTGCTGTCAGCCAGTGTAGCAGTGTTGCTCTTCAAAACGCTGCAATTTATGGTATTTCACTCGTATTTGCATTATAAAACATTCTTTATGAATCTCGAATGCATGTCGTTGCACCACCCCGTTACCCTCTCCAGCTCTTGACCACTTCCACGTTTATCGCACTTACATACTTCCCACATAAATTGCCTCATTCCCAGCCCCTgacatcctctctctctgttgcacCACGCTTCGCTGGCTATGGAAGCCCGCCTACAACCCCCCGTTGCCCGCTGGTAATTTTGCCTATATAATATTTCTATGCACACTACAAAATTTTCATTGCCAAGGCCATGGGGAGACCATCAACCGTTGATCGCTGCAGATTTTCTCCCTAAATTCCCTAATTTTTCGGGTTGGTCAGGCTCGGCAATTGTTTATGTGAATATTATTTACGTGCCTCAAATGAGTTTCATTTGCTTACCACTCGGTATTAATAGAGTGTACAGGGGTATATCAAACTAGGATAAATTAATACTGTATGACTGGCACAGGCACGGGTAAAACATTTGGACTGGTTCCAGAGTTTCGAAACAATATCCAAGTCGTTTCTTGATGTATTTAAGTAGCTAATTTTCcgtgtgattttttttgtagcgGGTATTCTATAGTCGTAATACCTAACCCCACACATTCTTCTCAATTGtagttgctgcttttttcGGTTTTGCCAATAAAGTTTTCTGTgtgccgcagtcgcagttgcagtcACTGTTTGAGTGTTTGAAAGCCATAACATGCTTAACCTTAACATGAATTCTCGTcagaaaacaaataacagcgaacaaaaaaaaacaaagcaaacaagtACAGAAACACTGCAATagtaattgcaattgcaatcaGAATCCAACTCTCAGTGGGAGAGTGTTTCGGACTCCGGCTTTcggagcagcagaggcagaagcaggcagaggccataaTTGCATCTGACTGTACactcgtttttggtttttggcttgaTTCAGTTCTGTTCGGTTGGGTTTTGGTTAGCCAAAGAGCAGCTGTTGGGCCGCAGAAAGCGGAAGTTGCCCTCTGAATGTGTGTGGTGCGCCTGTGCGACATGCTAGAGATGACAATGTGATGACCACCATCAAGAGGGGCACATGCATGTCTCGATGCACTCTAAAAAGAAGTTGATTCGCTGTTCAAACTTCGCATAAGCAAACATACAcgtgtttctttttgtgatTCATCAGGTAAAACTGAATCATCGGATTCTGGTGTAGTTTAATTCAAGAATTTAAAGTTCATTGGGGTCATAATTTCATAGACAACTTTTTCTATTTTGCAGAATGATTGATAGAAGTTATAAAATCTTCTGATTTATGCCACTTACTTTAAATACTTCAGTCCCTAGtttctttcaattttaatcttttttgttGAGTCTAGAACTACGTTAAATATTTCTGGATTCCGTCTCACGGTTCCATCTCTAGCTGTCTAGCCACAAACGTGGCAGCTGGCCAACTACGATTTCCTCTGCTGCTTTCGGCCACCAACTTTGCATGCAGGTTGAACAGGAGGAGGCCTTGTTGGTGGAGGATCGTTTGAATTGGAAAACCAAAGAATAGCGTGCACATAATAGGGTATACCATAGAGAGATATGTTTGCAGGGAGAGAGGCttgggttcgggttcgggttcgggtctCTTCTGATTGGAGACACATGCTCAAACAATGAGCCGCCTCTGTGCCACATAAATTGACCATTTCCGTTGCAGGGGATGGGGCAGtaaggaggatgaggatgatggAGAGGGGATCAACGTGCCATAGATGTCGCCGAACCCGTTCAGGTGAAGACTTCCAACAAGACATCTAAAGGCAGGCCGATAGACGACCGGAATAAAGGCTTGAAACTGAACGAAATGATGGCATGACAAAGACGAATAAACGCATTTGAGGAGATGAACGAATGAAGGTGGAAAACTGATtagcagaaggagaagaataGGAGATGagagaaatgggaaaataatTACTGGAAAACAATAACGAAATATTTGACTGAAGGGAGACACTAGTAAGGAAAAAACATGGGAAAATAATGCGAGAAGGAAAGAACGAAAGAACAATTTGAGAAAAACGACAAGAAAAATATCGTATGATGAATCTATTTTGAAGAAACCTCGATAGAAAGCTTTAAGTGCACAGAACTAACACAGATATTAGTGATAGAAATCCCCGATAGAAGGTCAGGCGACCGATGGATCCGATTGAATGGCTTAATCTGGTAACCCCCTGTACACCTGAGTACCACCCCACCCCTGCTCTTGGTAGATCGCTGTTCGAGTGCAGATTACACAACAGCTTGGAGAGCTAGTAAGCTAGCTATCTCTTTCAAGCGCGTGTGTGTCGTACCGCCTAATATCTTTGGGCTTAATCGAGCTTAAGCTTTAGCTCAGCTCGAAAGCTTTGGCGAAATAATCAAGAGAACATTGTATTAAGTTGCTCTCTGGTTGCCTTGGTGTATGTGTGAAAGTGACGAAACTTACACAGAATTCCGTTGATTAATTGTGAGTGTCTCTCCACGCTCC containing:
- the LOC117896423 gene encoding innexin inx1; this translates as MYKLLGSLKSYLKWQDIQTDNAVFRLHNSFTTVLLLTCSLIITATQYVGQPISCIVNGVPPHVVNTFCWIHSTFTMPDAFRRQVGREVAHPGVANDFGDEDAKKYYTYYQWVCFVLFFQAMACYTPKFLWNKFEGGLMRMIVMGLNITICTREEKEAKRDALLDYLIKHVKRHKLYAIRYWACEVLCCVNIIVQMYLMNRFFDGEFLSYGTNIMQLSDVPQEQRIDPMVYVFPRVTKCTFHKYGASGSLQKHDSLCILPLNIVNEKTYVFIWFWFWILLVLLLGLMVFRACIIFMPKFRPRLLNARNRMIPMEICRSLSRKLDIGDWWLIYMLGRNLDPVIYKDVMSEFAKQVEPAKHDRAK